A segment of the Capra hircus breed San Clemente chromosome 19, ASM170441v1, whole genome shotgun sequence genome:
TCTGGAGTTCTGGATCAGGAACACCAAGCCCTCCCTAAAATCACTAGCCCCATGGTCTCTGCCAACGTTTTCAAGTTCATCAAACAAAGACAATGTCTGTTTGAGTTTGGCCTGAACGATTTTTTGCTCTTCTAATTCTGCAAGAAGGGCCTGCTTAGTGCACAATTCAGTCTTATACTTCTTCTGTAACTGTTCAATTTCTTTTTGGAGAAAGTGGAATTCTTCCTCACTGTAAGAATGTGTCTCCTGAGATTTATCTTCTGGAAGTAAGACGTTTGGGGGAATCCGCAAAATCAACTGTAAGAAGAGCTGCTCCATTTTGCCAAAAAG
Coding sequences within it:
- the MIS12 gene encoding protein MIS12 homolog, which gives rise to MSVDPMTYEAQFFGFTPQTCMLRIYIAFQDYLFEVMQAVEQVILKKLDGIPDCAISPVQIRKCTEKFLCFMKGRFDNLFGKMEQLFLQLILRIPPNVLLPEDKSQETHSYSEEEFHFLQKEIEQLQKKYKTELCTKQALLAELEEQKIVQAKLKQTLSLFDELENVGRDHGASDFREGLVFLIQNSRKLQNIRENVEKESKRLKIS